A window from Streptomyces sp. NBC_00335 encodes these proteins:
- a CDS encoding taurine ABC transporter substrate-binding protein yields the protein MPKNASRRTLLLAAAVALTASLTVACGADGDGSAAGPGRTTVRIAYQAIPNADLIVKNQRLLEQALPEADVKWVKFESGGDVNTAVIAGSVDLGLAGSSPVTKGLSAPLNIPYKVVWIHDLIGDNEALVAKSGIGSVKDLAGKKVATPFGSTAHYSLLAALKAAGVDAAAVQTIDLQPQDALAAWKRGDIDAAYVWTPTLSELTKDGKVLITSRQLAEQGKPTADLGVVTTAFAAKHPEVVTAWIKAQDQAVGQARTAPDQAAKSIGAELGLPAEEAKRQLSELVLLSAKEQTGPDYLGTPGAPGKLAATLHDAAVFLKEQKKVDAVPDEAAFGRALAVEELGRAAN from the coding sequence ATGCCCAAAAACGCATCCCGCCGCACCCTGCTGCTGGCCGCCGCCGTCGCCCTGACCGCCTCCCTCACCGTGGCCTGCGGGGCGGACGGGGACGGGTCGGCGGCCGGGCCGGGGCGGACGACCGTACGGATCGCCTACCAGGCGATACCCAACGCCGACCTGATCGTGAAGAACCAGCGGCTGCTGGAGCAGGCCCTGCCCGAAGCCGACGTGAAGTGGGTGAAGTTCGAGTCCGGCGGCGACGTCAACACCGCCGTGATCGCCGGTTCGGTGGACCTGGGCCTGGCCGGTTCGAGCCCCGTCACCAAGGGCCTGTCGGCCCCGCTGAACATCCCGTACAAGGTGGTCTGGATCCACGACCTGATCGGTGACAACGAGGCGCTGGTCGCCAAGTCGGGGATCGGCTCGGTCAAGGACCTGGCCGGGAAGAAGGTGGCCACGCCCTTCGGCTCCACCGCCCACTATTCGCTGCTCGCCGCGCTGAAGGCCGCCGGGGTGGACGCGGCGGCCGTGCAGACCATCGACCTCCAGCCGCAGGACGCCCTGGCCGCCTGGAAGCGCGGGGACATCGACGCGGCGTACGTGTGGACGCCGACGCTGAGCGAGCTGACCAAGGACGGGAAGGTGCTGATCACGAGCCGGCAGCTCGCGGAGCAGGGCAAGCCCACCGCCGACCTGGGTGTGGTGACGACCGCGTTCGCGGCCAAGCACCCCGAGGTGGTCACGGCCTGGATCAAGGCACAGGACCAGGCCGTCGGGCAGGCCCGTACCGCTCCCGACCAGGCCGCGAAGTCCATCGGGGCGGAGCTCGGGCTGCCGGCGGAGGAGGCCAAGCGCCAGCTCTCGGAGCTGGTGCTGCTGAGCGCGAAGGAGCAGACCGGCCCCGACTACCTCGGCACGCCCGGCGCCCCCGGGAAGCTGGCGGCGACCCTGCACGACGCGGCCGTCTTCCTGAAGGAGCAGAAGAAGGTGGACGCCGTTCCGGACGAGGCCGCCTTCGGCCGGGCCCTCGCGGTGGAGGAGCTCGGCCGTGCCGCGAACTGA
- a CDS encoding IS110 family transposase: protein MIDISGIGAFLGLDVGKGEHHATAVTPAGKKAFDKRLPNSEPKLREVFGKLQAKHGTVLVVVDQPASIGALPLAVARDMGCPVAYLPGLTMRRIADLYPGEAKTDARDAFVIADAARVMPHTLRSVDLEDETIAELEMIVGFDDDLAGEATRISNRLRGLLTQIHPSLERILGPRIQHPAVLRLLDQFGSPAQIRKAGRRRLVTLIRPKAPRMAERLIEDIFTALNEQTVVVPGTDAAALIVPSLAGSLQAVLDQRKLIAARIEELLQNHPLSKVLTSMPGIGVRTGARILIDVGDGSSFPSAAHLAAYAGLAPATRSSGSSIRGEQPSRRGNKQLKRAFFLSAFAALADPVSRAYYDKKISQGKHHTQALLCLARRRADVLFAMLRDGTFYEPQPAPSA from the coding sequence GTGATCGACATCAGCGGCATCGGCGCCTTCCTCGGCCTGGACGTCGGCAAGGGCGAACACCACGCCACCGCCGTCACGCCGGCCGGGAAGAAGGCCTTCGACAAACGGCTGCCCAACAGCGAACCCAAGCTCCGCGAGGTTTTCGGGAAACTGCAGGCCAAGCACGGGACCGTGCTCGTCGTGGTCGACCAGCCGGCCTCCATCGGAGCCCTGCCGCTCGCGGTCGCAAGGGACATGGGCTGCCCGGTCGCCTATCTGCCCGGACTGACGATGAGGCGGATCGCCGATCTCTATCCCGGCGAGGCCAAGACCGATGCCCGCGACGCGTTCGTCATCGCGGACGCGGCCCGCGTCATGCCTCACACGCTCCGTTCGGTGGACCTCGAGGACGAGACCATCGCCGAGCTGGAGATGATCGTCGGATTCGACGACGATCTGGCCGGTGAGGCAACCCGGATCAGCAACCGGCTGCGGGGCCTGCTCACGCAGATCCACCCGTCTCTGGAACGGATCCTGGGCCCGCGCATCCAGCACCCGGCCGTGCTCAGGCTCCTCGACCAGTTCGGTTCCCCGGCACAGATCCGCAAGGCCGGACGCCGCCGGCTCGTGACCTTGATACGCCCGAAGGCACCGCGGATGGCAGAGCGGCTGATCGAGGACATCTTCACCGCCCTGAACGAACAGACCGTCGTCGTGCCCGGCACGGACGCGGCCGCACTGATCGTCCCGAGCCTCGCCGGCTCGCTCCAAGCGGTGCTTGACCAGCGCAAACTCATCGCCGCCCGGATCGAGGAACTGCTGCAGAACCACCCTCTTTCCAAGGTCCTGACGTCCATGCCGGGGATCGGCGTCAGGACCGGAGCCCGCATCCTCATCGACGTCGGCGACGGATCCAGCTTCCCGTCCGCCGCCCACCTCGCCGCCTATGCCGGGCTCGCCCCGGCGACCCGCAGTTCAGGGTCCTCGATCCGCGGCGAACAACCGTCCCGGAGAGGAAACAAGCAGCTCAAACGGGCCTTCTTCCTCTCCGCGTTCGCCGCCTTGGCCGACCCGGTCTCCCGGGCCTACTACGACAAGAAGATCAGCCAGGGCAAACACCACACCCAAGCCCTCCTCTGCCTCGCCAGACGACGAGCCGACGTCCTCTTCGCGATGCTCCGAGACGGCACCTTCTACGAACCCCAACCCGCCCCATCAGCTTGA
- a CDS encoding ABC transporter permease, with protein MTALTTEVRPQPAPPGAPSDPSPQRSRARVREALRWTALRLLALAVLLAAWQAAVAAELWPRVLVPSPGEVWRQFLLASTTHDGVRGYGGHLLVEHLGVSLGRIGTGSAYAVLVGVPLGLLIGTVRPIAVVLEPAVTFLRTLPPLAYLSLLVIWFGIDEAPKIWLLVIAALPPIAAATAAAVRTVPAELIEAARALGSGPASLLLSVRLPSALPEILTGIRIAVGVAYTSVVAAETINGVPGIGGMIRDAQRYNQTALVIAGILAIGLSGIVLDALLRGIERFAVPWRGRS; from the coding sequence ATGACCGCGCTCACCACCGAGGTCCGACCCCAACCGGCCCCGCCCGGCGCCCCGTCGGACCCGTCACCGCAGCGGTCCCGCGCCCGGGTCCGGGAGGCACTGCGCTGGACCGCGCTGCGCCTCCTCGCCCTGGCCGTGCTGCTCGCCGCCTGGCAGGCGGCGGTGGCGGCCGAGCTGTGGCCGAGGGTGCTGGTGCCCTCGCCCGGTGAAGTGTGGAGGCAGTTCCTGCTGGCGTCCACCACGCACGACGGCGTCCGCGGCTACGGCGGCCACCTGCTGGTCGAACACCTCGGGGTGAGTCTGGGCCGCATCGGCACCGGCTCCGCGTACGCCGTGCTGGTCGGGGTGCCCCTGGGCCTGCTGATCGGCACCGTCCGGCCGATCGCGGTGGTGCTGGAGCCGGCCGTGACCTTCCTGCGCACCCTGCCGCCGCTCGCGTACCTCTCCCTGCTCGTCATCTGGTTCGGCATCGACGAGGCCCCGAAGATCTGGCTGCTGGTGATCGCCGCTCTGCCTCCGATCGCCGCGGCCACGGCGGCGGCGGTCCGGACCGTGCCCGCCGAACTCATCGAAGCGGCCCGGGCCTTGGGTTCCGGTCCGGCATCCCTGCTGCTGTCGGTGCGACTGCCCTCCGCGCTGCCCGAGATCCTCACCGGCATCCGGATCGCCGTCGGGGTCGCGTACACCTCGGTCGTGGCGGCCGAGACCATCAACGGCGTGCCCGGCATCGGCGGCATGATCCGCGACGCCCAGCGCTACAACCAGACGGCCCTGGTGATCGCCGGCATCCTCGCCATCGGACTGTCCGGGATCGTGCTCGACGCCCTGCTCCGGGGGATCGAGCGGTTCGCCGTCCCCTGGCGCGGCCGCAGCTGA
- a CDS encoding LLM class flavin-dependent oxidoreductase, with translation MPENPLLLHWFLPTGGDGRDPGGVTAVQGRSRTATRRPADVPYLAQVARAAEQAGFHSLLTPVGLGCVDPWILTAALAQHTSRIGFLVAFRAGFASPTLIAQQADAFRRFAGGRLGLNVVTGGDPAEQRAYGDRLAHDERYARTGEVMAVLRDLLDGKSVDHEGTHLHIEGARLTDPELRHPVPLYFGGASPAAEEVAARQADVQLLWGEPPSAIAARIGRLRERARAAGRTVRFGLRLHVISRDSAAEAWAEADRILAGLDPAAVRASQERFAAMDSTGQARMAALHGGVADAERLTVAPNLWAGIGLVREGAGTALVGSHDEVAARLAEYRALGVDEFILSGYPHLEEAYRVGEEVAPRLRALTGAAAA, from the coding sequence ATGCCCGAGAATCCGCTCCTGCTGCACTGGTTCCTGCCCACCGGCGGGGACGGCCGCGACCCCGGCGGGGTCACCGCCGTCCAGGGACGCAGCCGTACGGCCACCCGCCGGCCCGCAGACGTTCCGTACCTCGCGCAGGTCGCGCGCGCCGCCGAACAGGCCGGATTCCATTCGCTGTTGACCCCGGTGGGACTGGGCTGCGTGGATCCGTGGATCCTGACGGCAGCGCTCGCGCAGCACACCAGCCGGATCGGCTTCCTCGTGGCGTTCCGCGCGGGGTTCGCGAGCCCGACGCTGATCGCCCAACAGGCGGACGCCTTCCGCCGGTTCGCCGGTGGGCGGCTCGGGCTGAACGTGGTGACGGGCGGCGATCCCGCCGAGCAGCGCGCCTACGGGGACCGGCTGGCGCACGACGAGCGCTACGCCCGCACCGGCGAGGTGATGGCCGTGCTGCGGGACCTCCTGGACGGGAAGTCCGTGGACCACGAAGGCACCCACCTGCACATCGAGGGGGCCCGGCTCACCGACCCGGAGCTGCGCCACCCGGTCCCGCTGTACTTCGGCGGGGCCTCGCCCGCCGCCGAGGAGGTCGCCGCCCGGCAGGCCGACGTACAACTGCTGTGGGGCGAGCCGCCGTCGGCGATCGCCGCGCGGATCGGCCGGCTGCGCGAGCGGGCCCGTGCGGCGGGCCGCACGGTCCGCTTCGGGCTGCGGCTGCACGTCATCAGCCGGGACTCCGCGGCCGAGGCCTGGGCGGAGGCCGACCGGATCCTCGCCGGGCTGGATCCGGCGGCGGTCCGGGCGAGCCAGGAGCGGTTCGCCGCCATGGACTCCACGGGGCAGGCCCGGATGGCGGCCCTGCACGGCGGGGTCGCGGACGCCGAACGGCTGACGGTGGCGCCGAACCTGTGGGCGGGCATCGGGCTGGTCCGCGAGGGCGCCGGGACGGCGCTGGTCGGCTCGCACGACGAGGTCGCGGCGCGGCTGGCGGAGTACCGGGCCCTGGGGGTCGACGAGTTCATCCTGTCGGGCTATCCGCATCTCGAAGAGGCCTACCGGGTGGGCGAAGAGGTCGCCCCGCGCCTGCGCGCCCTGACCGGGGCGGCGGCCGCATGA
- a CDS encoding rhodanese-like domain-containing protein — protein MSSSPALLDVSQAHARQTEFRIVDVRTPGEYASGHLPGALNIPLDRIGRSLPELRQAAEEHELLLVCASGTRSENAARTLAGHGIPATSLTGGTTSWSAHGHPLDYPAQGPRRVWAMERQVRFTAGAIVLLGLLLGLLVHPAFELLSAGIAAGLVFSALTGTCGMAVVLGTLPFNRRR, from the coding sequence ATGAGCAGCAGCCCCGCCCTCCTCGACGTCAGCCAGGCCCACGCCCGTCAGACCGAATTCCGCATCGTCGATGTGCGCACCCCGGGCGAGTACGCCTCCGGCCACCTCCCCGGCGCGCTGAACATCCCGCTCGACCGGATCGGCCGCTCCCTGCCCGAGCTTCGGCAGGCCGCCGAGGAGCACGAGCTGCTGCTGGTGTGCGCCTCGGGAACCCGCTCGGAGAACGCGGCCCGGACCCTGGCCGGGCACGGCATCCCGGCCACCAGCCTGACCGGCGGCACCACCTCCTGGTCGGCGCACGGGCACCCGCTGGACTACCCGGCACAGGGGCCCCGCCGGGTCTGGGCCATGGAGCGTCAGGTCCGGTTCACCGCGGGCGCGATCGTCCTCCTCGGTCTGCTGCTCGGTCTGCTGGTGCACCCGGCCTTCGAGCTGCTCAGCGCCGGGATCGCGGCCGGGCTGGTCTTCTCCGCCCTCACCGGCACGTGCGGCATGGCCGTGGTGCTCGGCACACTGCCGTTCAACCGCCGCCGGTAG